The DNA window AAAAAGGAGAAAAAAGTGTATACGCTTACCGTTCCACCACACATGGCCAAAAATATGGTTGAGATTCTCCTCGGCTTAAGAAGCTTTCTGCGAGAAATTACTGCGAGGGTATTTTCGTCGGTAGTTGTGCTGGTGAAAGATAGAAAGTACTCCGTCATGGGATTGGAGGGGGAACAAGATTTTAAAAAAGCTGTTTTTAATTCTGCGTTACCTCTGCTTACAGAAGCTTATAAACCTGATTTTGCTGTATTTATCTTCCGGGAACTTTCGGAAGAGCATAGATTCACGACAGTCATCGTGAGCCCATTCGGGAAGTCTATTTACAAAGTTATAGAAACAAAAGAAAAGCTCATAATTGATGAAGTTGGACACGAGAAAGAGCTAAACGAATTGCTGGGAAGTCTGAAATTCTTCAATTGACTACTCTTGGAATTCGTCAAAGTTAATTTTAACAATCCCATAGGATAAACCCGACCATTCCAATCTACTTGAAGCTTTGCAAGAACTTGCAAGCCGTAACATTTACATAATTTTACTAGCAAACGATTTCACCAGCCGATTTCACTTTTCTAAGCCTCCACCTCCATCATGACACCCTTTCATCCCGGAGTCGTGATTCAGGACTTTATCAGGTTTTACAACGAAAGAAACTCATCGGCTTCAATGCAGTGATAGATGATTGGATATTCGATGAAATTCGACAGAAAATAGACATGAACAATAGGTGAAAATAATTTCGCCCCTCAAAAGACCTCCTACTAAACTCAAAGATTCAAACATCAGCATCTTATGCATTCAATCCACTATTTCAACTCTTCTACGGTTCTATCCCCTTATCCGTTAGTCTGAATTCGCAAAAAGCTCCTTCCTCTCTCGATCTGTGTTTTATCAGCCTCGCAATTCTCTTTCCGTCGATTTTTTCCAGCGAAATAATGGTTTTCGAGAGGTGGTCAACGCTCGGTCCGCCCAAAGGCTTGTCTATTCCGTTTCTTACATCTGTGAACATCTGATTCGTGAAAACTACCGCTAAATCGTGTTTTCTCGCTACTCCAAGCAGAAGCGTTAGCTGTGAAATCAGCTCTCTCTTCGCTTTTATCTGCTTTTCCTCATCCTCCAGCTCGCTTCTGTAGAGAGAGGTTAGGGAGTCTATGACGACGAGAACGATCTCCTCTCTCTCGCACAACTTCGCGACTTCCCTAACTGCAACGCTTTGCATTTTAAAATCGTAAACGTCGTAGATGTAAACGTCCTTTAGAACGCTTTTGTCCTCGAAAATCTGATTTACTCTCTCGGGAGACAAGCCTTCAGTGTCGATGTAAACAGCTTTTCCAAATCTTTTGACGGTGTTGTATGTAAGCATGAGGCAGAGGGAAGTTTTTCCGCTCCCGCTAACTCCGTAGATTTGGGTTAGCGTTCCTGTTTCAACCCCTCCTCCGAGGAGCGAGTCGATGCAGGAGCTTCCGGTAGGGAGCTTCTTCATTCCATCACCTTCAGTATTCTTCTATAAACCTCTTCCGGAGACAAACTTTCGGCTTCGCAAATTCTTTTAACATCTTCGTACTCGGGTTTAACTCTGTAATCGGACACCTTTACCCTAACAACGTATTCCTTTTCGTTAATTTTCACTTTAACCTCTCTAACTTCCCTGTAGGCTTTTAACCTGTGCTCCACGGGAACTATCCTGACTCCGAGGGAGCCTGTTAACTCCATCATCTTTTCAGCTACTTCCTCAGCCTTGTCGTAGCTGACTATTGCCGAAAGCAAGCTTCCAGCTCTTCCTTTTTTCATGAGAACCGGAGTCACATAAACATCGTGGCTAATCTCCGAAAGCTTCTCGACGGCGTAGCTCAAATACTCCGGAGAGAGATCGTCGACGTTAGTTTCCACCACAACTATCCTATCGCGAATCTTGGATTCTCCGAGTATTATCCTCAGAACGTTCGGAACCTCTGTATCTTTTTCTCCAGCTCCGTACAGAATTTTGTTGACTTTAAAAGAGCCTCTAAACGCTCCTTCCGAGAAATGGGCTAAAATTGCGGCTGCCGTAGGAGTTAGAAGTTCCCCTTCTCCTTCCATGACGATCTCGATTTTCGAATCTGCGAGAATTTCCAAAGTTGCCGGAGCGGGAGACGGATACTTCCCGTGGGAGAATTCCACGAAGCCCACTCCAACTCTAACCCTGTTCGTGTAAATTCTGTATCCTCTTTCTTTCAGCCTCAAAAAGCCAAGAGTCGAAAGTGTGATGTCGAATATTGCATCATCGCTTCCCACCTCGTGGAACTTCGCTTTTTTGTAATCTCTTCCGTGCACCCTTCCCTCAGCTTTAGCAAGCCTTTCAAAAATTTTTATAGCCTCCTTTTTCAACCTCTCGTCAAGCTTCGAACTCTCAACGAGCCTTACAACTTCCCCGAAAGTTCTTTCCTTAGCTTCGCTCTTCACTCTGACGAGGTTTGACGCTATTCCTCTCTTGTTTACCCTCTCAATGCTACACTCAACCTCAAGGCTTAACTCTTCAACGATTTTTTCGATGTCCTCCCTCTGAATTACCTCATCATAGAGAGCTCCTATGATCATGTTTCCACTTGCACCATTGAAAGCGTCAATTACAGCAATTTTCATGCTACCACAAGACTTTTTATCTTCTAAAGATTTTACTTTAATCATGGAACTGCTACTCAAAGTAAATCAAGCTTACCCCAGTGACTCCGGAAGAGGTATAGCAAGACTCGATCCGGAATCGATGTTTAGGCTGAACATTTCACCGGGAGACATAATAGAAATAGAGGGAAGAAGGAAAACGGTCGCCAAGGTCTGGAGAGCCCCAAAAAGAGATTGGGGTAGGGGGATAATAAGAATAGATCGCTTTATCAGAGAGAACGCAGGTGTAAACATAGGAGATACCGTCAAAGTTAGAAAAGCGGAATATTCGATAGCCAGACAGGTCATTCTTGCCCCTCTAAAAAAGCTCGACTTCAAGGTTTACGGGGCTGATATAGGGGAGTATCTCAAGCATCAGCTCCTCAAGAGACCTGTTATGGAAGGAGACCTCGTTCCGATCGTCGGAGCTCCAGCTTTTACGGGATTTGGCAAATACACCCAAAATCAGGCTACAGTCCTTGTTGCGGTAAAGACGGAGCCGAAGGGAGCGGTGATAATAGACGATCAGACTCACGTTGTGTTTAGAGAGCGCCCAGTCAAAGGTTTCGAAAGATTTGGAAAAGCCGGAGTCACCTACGAGGATATAGGTGGGCTTAAAGAGGAGCTTCAGAAAGTCAGGGAGGTTATAGAGCTTCCGCTCAAGTATCCGGAGATATTCCAAAGACTCGGCATAGAGCCGCCCAAGGGAGTTTTGCTGTACGGACCGCCGGGAACTGGTAAAACGCTAATAGCCAAGGCTGTGGCTAACGAAATAGGAGCAACTTTCTTGACGATAAACGGTCCCGAAATTATGAGCAAGTTCTACGGAGAGAGCGAGCAGAGGCTTAGGGAGATTTTCGAAAAAGCTAAGGAGAACGCACCAAGTATAATTTTCATAGATGAGATCGACGCGATAGCTCCGAGGAGAGACGAAGTTACTGGGGAAGTTGAGAGGAGGGTCGTTGCTCAGCTCTTAACGTTAATGGACGGTCTCGAAGAGAGAGGGCAGGTTATAGTTATCGGAGCAACCAACAGAATCGAAGCCGTCGATCCGGCTCTGAGAAGACCGGGGAGATTTGACAGAGAAATAGAGATAGGCGTTCCCGACAGAGAAGGGAGATTCGAGATTCTTCAGATTCACACGAGGAACATGCCTCTCGAGCCAGAGTACTCAAGAGAATTCGTGCTCGAAGCTTTAAACTCTCTTAAAAACTTATTAAAGGAAGAGGGAGACTCAAGGCTCTCTCAGATCGAATTCATAATAGAAGAAGTCAAGGAGGCTGAAAGGAAAGAAGAGGTCAAAGCTATAATCGAAAACCTCTTCCCAGAAGAGCTCAGACCTGACTTGGAAAGGGAGATAATTAAGGCTATGCTAAGACATTTAGCAGACCAAACTCACGGATTCGTTGGGGCTGACATAGAGGCGTTGTGTAAAGAGGCGGCGATGAAAGCTCTGAGGAGGTATCTGCCGAGGATAGACCTGAACGGTGATGAGTTGCCAGTGGAGCTGCTTGAGGAAATGAAAGTCACGTTCGACGACTTTAAGGAGGCTTTGAAAGAAATAGAACCTTCGGCGATGAGGGAAGTTCTCGTGGAAGTTCCGAAAGTTACGTGGGAAGATGTCGGCGGGTTAGAAGATGTTAAGCAAGAGGTTAT is part of the Ferroglobus placidus DSM 10642 genome and encodes:
- a CDS encoding CDC48 family AAA ATPase; amino-acid sequence: MELLLKVNQAYPSDSGRGIARLDPESMFRLNISPGDIIEIEGRRKTVAKVWRAPKRDWGRGIIRIDRFIRENAGVNIGDTVKVRKAEYSIARQVILAPLKKLDFKVYGADIGEYLKHQLLKRPVMEGDLVPIVGAPAFTGFGKYTQNQATVLVAVKTEPKGAVIIDDQTHVVFRERPVKGFERFGKAGVTYEDIGGLKEELQKVREVIELPLKYPEIFQRLGIEPPKGVLLYGPPGTGKTLIAKAVANEIGATFLTINGPEIMSKFYGESEQRLREIFEKAKENAPSIIFIDEIDAIAPRRDEVTGEVERRVVAQLLTLMDGLEERGQVIVIGATNRIEAVDPALRRPGRFDREIEIGVPDREGRFEILQIHTRNMPLEPEYSREFVLEALNSLKNLLKEEGDSRLSQIEFIIEEVKEAERKEEVKAIIENLFPEELRPDLEREIIKAMLRHLADQTHGFVGADIEALCKEAAMKALRRYLPRIDLNGDELPVELLEEMKVTFDDFKEALKEIEPSAMREVLVEVPKVTWEDVGGLEDVKQEVIEAVEWPLKYPEKFKKFGIKPPKGVLLYGPPGTGKTLIAKAVANESEANFISVKGSELLSKWLGESEKAVRKIFRKAKQVAPCIIFFDEIDAIAQMRGIDEGSRAVERVVNQLLTEMDGLEELEGVIVIGATNRPDIIDPALLRPGRFDRLVYVRPPDKKSRYAIFKIHTRNMPLAEDVDLEELAELTEGYVGADIEAVCREAVMLALRENINAEKVEMRHFYQAIKKIKPSVNEAMLRFYEKFEERVKVEPKQAKTIIGYG
- the radB gene encoding DNA repair and recombination protein RadB; the encoded protein is MKKLPTGSSCIDSLLGGGVETGTLTQIYGVSGSGKTSLCLMLTYNTVKRFGKAVYIDTEGLSPERVNQIFEDKSVLKDVYIYDVYDFKMQSVAVREVAKLCEREEIVLVVIDSLTSLYRSELEDEEKQIKAKRELISQLTLLLGVARKHDLAVVFTNQMFTDVRNGIDKPLGGPSVDHLSKTIISLEKIDGKRIARLIKHRSREEGAFCEFRLTDKGIEP
- a CDS encoding helix-turn-helix transcriptional regulator codes for the protein MPKKKVDKHSIMCKIIEFAEKSEEITVYNMVKKLREIGVDVEEETVRRTLKELEKFGILKFKETCIGRTKKEKKVYTLTVPPHMAKNMVEILLGLRSFLREITARVFSSVVVLVKDRKYSVMGLEGEQDFKKAVFNSALPLLTEAYKPDFAVFIFRELSEEHRFTTVIVSPFGKSIYKVIETKEKLIIDEVGHEKELNELLGSLKFFN
- the larC gene encoding nickel pincer cofactor biosynthesis protein LarC, yielding MKIAVIDAFNGASGNMIIGALYDEVIQREDIEKIVEELSLEVECSIERVNKRGIASNLVRVKSEAKERTFGEVVRLVESSKLDERLKKEAIKIFERLAKAEGRVHGRDYKKAKFHEVGSDDAIFDITLSTLGFLRLKERGYRIYTNRVRVGVGFVEFSHGKYPSPAPATLEILADSKIEIVMEGEGELLTPTAAAILAHFSEGAFRGSFKVNKILYGAGEKDTEVPNVLRIILGESKIRDRIVVVETNVDDLSPEYLSYAVEKLSEISHDVYVTPVLMKKGRAGSLLSAIVSYDKAEEVAEKMMELTGSLGVRIVPVEHRLKAYREVREVKVKINEKEYVVRVKVSDYRVKPEYEDVKRICEAESLSPEEVYRRILKVME